In one Aeromicrobium wangtongii genomic region, the following are encoded:
- the sucB gene encoding 2-oxoglutarate dehydrogenase, E2 component, dihydrolipoamide succinyltransferase, with amino-acid sequence MATSVTLPALGESVTEGTVTQWLKSVGDTVAVDEPLLEISTDKVDTEIPSPVAGVLLEIKAEEDDTVEVGAVLAIIGEEGESAGDDAAPAAEEPAEAATPEPAAEAEERSALPENTAEEQHDVAETAAAPQAETAPASGGGTEVTLPALGESVTEGTVTQWLKAVGDDVAVDEPLLEISTDKVDTEIPSPVAGKLLEIRAEEDETVEVGAVLAVIGSEDAAPAAAAPAPEPEPEKAPEPEPEPEKAPEPEKAPEPAPAPEQPKASEPTPAQPETQAAPTEAPAPATSGDSGDTYVTPIVRKLAKQHGVDLGSVTGTGVGGRIRKQDVLDAAEAAAKPAESAPAPSAPAAAAAKAPEPSALRGKTEKLSRLRKVIAGRLVESLQISAQLTQVHEVDVTEVARLRARHKDAFLEREGVKLTYLPFFAKAAIEALKAYPQLNSALDLEAGTITYPAGEHLGIAVDTERGLLVPTIKDAGDLSIAGLARKIADAAERTRTNKITPDELSGATFSITNLGSNGALFDTPIINQPQVAILGVGAVVKRPVVVTDAHGNDSISVRSMAYLALTYDHRIIDGADAGRFLTAVKQRLEAGSFEAELGS; translated from the coding sequence ATGGCCACGTCTGTCACCCTGCCCGCTCTCGGCGAAAGCGTCACCGAGGGCACCGTCACCCAATGGCTGAAGTCCGTCGGCGACACCGTCGCCGTCGACGAGCCGCTGCTGGAGATCTCGACCGACAAGGTCGACACCGAGATCCCCTCTCCCGTCGCCGGTGTGCTGCTGGAGATCAAGGCCGAGGAGGACGACACGGTCGAGGTCGGCGCCGTGCTCGCGATCATCGGCGAGGAGGGTGAGAGCGCCGGCGACGACGCTGCACCCGCCGCCGAGGAGCCGGCCGAGGCCGCGACTCCCGAGCCTGCCGCCGAGGCCGAGGAGCGCTCGGCGCTGCCGGAGAACACCGCCGAGGAGCAGCACGACGTGGCCGAGACGGCTGCGGCGCCGCAGGCCGAGACGGCTCCTGCCTCCGGTGGTGGCACCGAGGTGACGCTGCCCGCACTGGGCGAGAGCGTCACCGAGGGCACCGTGACCCAGTGGCTCAAGGCCGTCGGTGACGACGTCGCCGTCGACGAGCCGCTGCTGGAGATCTCGACCGACAAGGTCGACACCGAGATCCCCTCCCCCGTGGCCGGCAAGCTGCTGGAGATCCGCGCCGAGGAGGACGAGACCGTCGAGGTCGGCGCCGTCCTGGCCGTCATCGGCTCCGAGGACGCCGCTCCGGCGGCTGCCGCACCTGCCCCGGAGCCCGAGCCTGAGAAGGCCCCCGAGCCCGAGCCGGAGCCGGAGAAGGCACCCGAGCCCGAGAAGGCTCCTGAGCCCGCCCCGGCCCCCGAGCAGCCGAAGGCCTCCGAGCCCACGCCGGCCCAGCCCGAGACCCAGGCTGCTCCGACCGAGGCGCCGGCTCCCGCCACGTCCGGCGACAGCGGCGACACCTACGTCACCCCGATCGTGCGCAAGCTGGCCAAGCAGCACGGTGTCGACCTCGGCTCCGTCACCGGCACCGGTGTCGGTGGACGCATCCGCAAGCAGGACGTCCTGGACGCTGCCGAGGCCGCGGCCAAGCCCGCCGAGTCCGCTCCCGCCCCGTCCGCTCCCGCGGCCGCCGCGGCGAAGGCTCCCGAGCCGTCCGCGCTGCGTGGCAAGACCGAGAAGCTCTCGCGTCTGCGCAAGGTCATCGCCGGACGCCTGGTCGAGTCGCTGCAGATCTCGGCGCAGCTCACGCAGGTCCACGAGGTCGACGTCACCGAGGTGGCTCGCCTGCGCGCCCGCCACAAGGATGCGTTCCTGGAGCGCGAGGGCGTCAAGCTGACGTACCTGCCGTTCTTCGCCAAGGCCGCCATCGAGGCGCTCAAGGCGTACCCGCAGCTCAACTCGGCCCTCGATCTCGAGGCGGGCACCATCACGTACCCGGCCGGTGAGCACCTGGGCATCGCGGTCGACACCGAGCGCGGCCTGCTGGTCCCGACGATCAAGGACGCCGGCGACCTGTCGATCGCGGGCCTGGCCCGCAAGATCGCCGATGCCGCCGAGCGCACCCGCACCAACAAGATCACCCCCGACGAGCTGTCGGGTGCGACCTTCTCGATCACGAACCTGGGCAGCAACGGCGCACTGTTCGACACGCCGATCATCAACCAGCCGCAGGTCGCGATCCTGGGTGTCGGCGCGGTCGTGAAGCGTCCCGTCGTCGTGACGGACGCGCACGGCAACGACAGCATCTCGGTGCGCAGCATGGCCTACCTGGCGCTGACCTACGATCACCGGATCATCGACGGCGCCGACGCGGGCCGCTTCCTGACCGCGGTCAAGCAGCGCCTCGAGGCCGGCTCGTTCGAGGCTGAGCTCGGTTCCTGA
- the lpdA gene encoding dihydrolipoyl dehydrogenase: MADVAGNNFDIVILGGGSGGYACALRAVQLGKTVALIEKSKVGGTCLHWGCIPTKALLHSAEVADLAREGSMFGVQSTFEGIDMAQVNKYKDGVIDRLYKGLQGLIKSGGITVVEGEGKLVDTKTVEVNGERYTGTNVVLATGSVSRTLGLEIGGRVVTSTEALSMTEVPEKVVIIGGSVIGVEFASVWKSFGADVTIIEGLPTLVPLEDPVLSKGLERAFRKRKINFKTGVKFDSVKQTESGVTVTLENGDTIETDLVLVAVGRGPNSAGMGFEEAGITVDRGWVPTNERLATNVEGVFAVGDLVPGLQLAHRGFAHGIFVAEEIAGLNPQPVIDSGIPRVTYCEPEIASVGITEPQAREKYGDENVETVEYNLGGNGKSQILATAGTVKLVREKDGPIVGVHMIGSRFGEQVGEASLMVNWEAYPEDVAQFIHAHPTQNEALGEAALALAGKPLHSHA; the protein is encoded by the coding sequence GTGGCGGACGTCGCCGGCAACAACTTCGACATCGTGATTCTCGGCGGCGGCAGCGGTGGTTACGCCTGCGCGCTCCGCGCCGTCCAGCTGGGCAAGACCGTGGCCCTGATCGAGAAGTCCAAGGTGGGTGGCACCTGCCTGCACTGGGGCTGCATCCCGACCAAGGCGCTGCTGCACTCCGCCGAGGTCGCCGACCTGGCCCGCGAGGGCAGCATGTTCGGCGTCCAGTCGACGTTCGAGGGCATCGACATGGCCCAGGTGAACAAGTACAAGGACGGCGTCATCGACCGCCTGTACAAGGGCCTTCAGGGTCTGATCAAGTCCGGCGGCATCACCGTCGTCGAGGGCGAGGGCAAGCTCGTCGACACCAAGACCGTCGAGGTCAACGGCGAGCGCTACACCGGCACCAACGTCGTGCTGGCCACCGGATCGGTCTCGCGCACGCTGGGCCTGGAGATCGGCGGCCGGGTCGTCACCAGCACCGAGGCGCTCTCGATGACCGAGGTCCCCGAGAAGGTCGTCATCATCGGCGGCTCGGTCATCGGCGTGGAGTTCGCCTCCGTCTGGAAGTCCTTCGGCGCCGACGTCACGATCATCGAGGGCCTGCCCACGCTCGTCCCGCTCGAGGACCCGGTGCTCAGCAAGGGCCTGGAGCGCGCCTTCCGCAAGCGCAAGATCAACTTCAAGACCGGCGTGAAGTTCGACTCGGTCAAGCAGACCGAGTCCGGCGTCACCGTCACGCTGGAGAACGGCGACACGATCGAGACCGATCTGGTCCTCGTCGCCGTCGGCCGCGGCCCGAACTCGGCCGGCATGGGCTTTGAGGAGGCCGGCATAACCGTCGACCGCGGCTGGGTCCCGACCAACGAGCGCCTCGCGACCAACGTCGAGGGCGTCTTCGCCGTCGGCGACCTCGTACCGGGCCTGCAGCTGGCGCACCGCGGCTTCGCCCACGGCATCTTCGTCGCCGAGGAGATCGCCGGCCTCAACCCGCAGCCGGTCATCGACTCGGGCATCCCCCGCGTCACCTACTGCGAGCCCGAGATCGCCTCGGTCGGCATCACCGAGCCGCAGGCCAGGGAGAAGTACGGCGACGAGAACGTCGAGACCGTCGAGTACAACCTGGGCGGCAACGGCAAGTCGCAGATCCTGGCCACCGCCGGCACCGTCAAGCTCGTCCGCGAGAAGGACGGCCCGATCGTGGGCGTCCACATGATCGGCTCCCGCTTCGGCGAGCAGGTCGGCGAGGCGTCGCTGATGGTCAACTGGGAGGCCTACCCCGAGGACGTCGCCCAGTTCATCCACGCCCACCCCACCCAGAACGAAGCCCTCGGCGAAGCCGCACTCGCGCTGGCCGGCAAGCCCCTTCACTCGCACGCCTGA
- a CDS encoding serine hydrolase domain-containing protein — protein MTLDASTAAALEQRLAVEQSTHRLPSVVAGIVRSGALVWSGAAGTTDARVDGPVPTADTQYRIGSISKTFVAVEVMRLRDAGLLDLADTIGAHLPEVPFGHVTIAQLLTHTSGMQAETNGDWWERTEGGDWASLLASGIGLRFTPGTAFHYSNVGYGVLGELVSRLRGVPWQDAVRTGILEPLGMSRTTTRPQAPSAPGLAVHPLADLVHVEPEHDAVSMAPAGQLWSTVQDLSRWAAFLGGRTGDVLAPETLTEMLHPVAVNDVPGTPWVGAHALGWQMWNVAGRRLAGHGGSMPGFLANLRIDLTSGDGVVLMANATSGLGTAAADLLTLFREREPDAPTPWHADSAQADTLDLVGPWFWGTYAFTLALEADGGLRLGEPGQGRGARFRREGDGWIGLEGYYRGEPLAVERDASGRPLRLVLASFVFTRTPYAPDADVPGGLDSSGWH, from the coding sequence ATGACGCTGGACGCCTCGACCGCTGCTGCGCTGGAGCAGCGGCTCGCCGTCGAGCAGTCGACGCACCGGCTGCCGTCGGTCGTGGCCGGCATCGTCCGATCCGGCGCGCTGGTCTGGTCCGGCGCGGCGGGGACGACGGACGCCCGCGTCGACGGTCCCGTGCCGACGGCGGACACGCAGTACCGCATCGGGTCGATCTCCAAGACCTTCGTGGCCGTCGAGGTCATGCGGCTGCGCGACGCCGGCCTGCTGGACCTCGCCGACACGATCGGCGCGCACCTGCCGGAGGTCCCGTTCGGGCACGTCACCATCGCGCAGCTGCTGACCCACACCTCGGGCATGCAGGCCGAGACCAATGGCGACTGGTGGGAGCGGACCGAGGGCGGCGACTGGGCATCGCTGCTGGCCTCCGGCATCGGGCTGCGCTTCACCCCCGGCACCGCGTTCCACTACTCCAATGTCGGCTACGGCGTGCTGGGCGAGCTCGTGTCGCGGTTGCGCGGCGTCCCGTGGCAGGACGCGGTGCGCACCGGCATCCTCGAGCCGCTGGGCATGAGCCGCACGACCACCCGGCCGCAGGCGCCGTCCGCGCCCGGGCTCGCGGTGCACCCGCTGGCCGACCTGGTCCACGTCGAGCCCGAGCACGATGCGGTGTCGATGGCACCGGCCGGCCAGCTGTGGTCGACGGTCCAGGACCTGTCCCGCTGGGCCGCCTTCCTCGGCGGACGCACCGGTGACGTCCTGGCGCCCGAGACGCTGACCGAGATGCTGCACCCGGTCGCGGTCAACGATGTCCCGGGGACGCCGTGGGTCGGCGCGCACGCCCTCGGCTGGCAGATGTGGAACGTCGCGGGTCGCCGGCTCGCCGGGCACGGCGGCTCGATGCCCGGGTTCCTGGCGAACCTGCGCATCGACCTGACGTCCGGCGACGGGGTCGTCCTGATGGCCAACGCCACCAGCGGCCTCGGGACGGCCGCCGCCGACCTGCTCACCCTCTTCCGTGAGCGGGAGCCTGACGCACCGACGCCGTGGCACGCCGACTCCGCCCAGGCCGACACGCTCGACCTGGTCGGACCGTGGTTCTGGGGCACGTACGCGTTCACCCTCGCCCTGGAGGCCGATGGCGGGCTGCGTCTCGGCGAGCCGGGCCAGGGCCGCGGAGCCAGGTTCCGGCGCGAGGGCGACGGCTGGATCGGTCTGGAGGGCTACTACCGCGGCGAGCCGCTGGCGGTGGAGCGCGATGCGTCCGGCCGACCGCTGCGCCTCGTGCTGGCGTCCTTCGTCTTCACCCGGACGCCCTACGCCCCTGACGCCGACGTACCCGGCGGCCTCGACAGCAGCGGCTGGCACTGA
- a CDS encoding leucyl aminopeptidase produces MPTVTVSTAKPTTAQAEVLILGIRTDEDKGELAETLDLMGFSGEKGQTTRFPSGGATTAPVVIAVALPEEPTAEDLRRAAANGVRAAKNAASVALALHPAGVDEVEAIAEGVALGSYRYDVYKSADADKDAKRVDLTSAVILTAFARQASTDTVLERAATVAEAVNTARDWVNTPPGDLRPADFAEAITAHAASTDTVKVQVWDEKRLAKENCGGILGVGRGSDSPPRLVVMSYEPADAVSHLALVGKGITFDSGGLSIKSGPGMSTMKIDMAGAAAVVAATVAIARLGLPIRVTAYACIAENMPSGDATRPGDVLRMRNGSTVEVLNTDAEGRLVLADGLALAVEAQADHIVDVATLTGACVVALGERTSGILGNDEQFGETVLASSRSAGESMWPLPIVEEVKTAVRTSKIADLRQHNPKPYGGTLFAAAFLREFVGDIPWAHLDIAGPSFNDGSAYDYTPNGGTGVGVRTLVRLASELAGAR; encoded by the coding sequence ATGCCCACTGTCACCGTCAGCACAGCCAAGCCGACCACCGCCCAGGCCGAGGTCCTGATCCTGGGCATCCGAACGGACGAGGACAAGGGGGAGCTGGCCGAGACGCTCGACCTCATGGGCTTCTCCGGGGAGAAGGGCCAGACAACGCGGTTCCCGTCCGGCGGCGCGACCACCGCCCCGGTCGTCATCGCGGTCGCCCTTCCCGAGGAGCCCACCGCCGAGGACCTGCGCCGTGCGGCCGCCAATGGCGTCAGGGCGGCCAAGAACGCCGCCAGCGTCGCGCTGGCCCTGCACCCGGCCGGTGTCGACGAGGTCGAGGCGATCGCCGAGGGTGTCGCGCTGGGCAGCTACCGCTACGACGTCTACAAGAGCGCCGACGCCGACAAGGACGCCAAGCGCGTCGACCTCACCAGCGCCGTGATCCTGACCGCCTTTGCGCGGCAGGCCTCGACGGACACGGTGCTCGAGCGCGCCGCGACGGTCGCCGAGGCCGTCAACACGGCCCGGGACTGGGTCAACACGCCGCCGGGCGACCTGCGCCCCGCCGACTTCGCCGAGGCCATCACGGCCCACGCCGCCAGCACCGACACCGTGAAGGTCCAGGTGTGGGACGAGAAGCGCCTCGCCAAGGAGAACTGCGGCGGCATCCTCGGTGTGGGCCGCGGATCGGACAGCCCCCCGCGGCTGGTCGTGATGTCGTACGAGCCGGCCGACGCCGTGAGCCACCTGGCCCTGGTCGGCAAGGGCATCACCTTCGACTCGGGCGGCCTGTCGATCAAGTCCGGTCCGGGCATGTCCACCATGAAGATCGACATGGCGGGTGCCGCGGCGGTCGTGGCCGCGACCGTCGCGATCGCCCGGCTCGGCCTGCCGATCCGCGTCACGGCCTACGCGTGCATCGCCGAGAACATGCCCAGCGGTGACGCGACGCGTCCCGGCGACGTGCTCCGCATGCGCAACGGCAGCACCGTCGAGGTCCTCAACACCGACGCCGAGGGACGCCTCGTCCTGGCCGACGGCCTGGCGCTGGCCGTCGAGGCGCAGGCCGATCACATCGTCGACGTCGCGACCCTGACGGGCGCCTGCGTCGTGGCTCTCGGCGAGCGCACCAGCGGCATCCTCGGCAACGACGAGCAGTTCGGCGAGACCGTGCTGGCCTCGTCGCGATCGGCCGGCGAGTCGATGTGGCCGCTGCCGATCGTCGAGGAGGTCAAGACCGCGGTGCGCACCTCGAAGATCGCCGACCTGCGCCAGCACAACCCGAAGCCCTACGGGGGGACGCTGTTCGCGGCGGCGTTCCTGCGCGAGTTCGTCGGTGACATCCCCTGGGCGCACCTGGACATCGCCGGACCGTCCTTCAACGACGGCAGCGCCTATGACTACACCCCCAACGGCGGCACGGGTGTCGGCGTCCGCACCCTCGTGCGGCTCGCGTCGGAGCTCGCCGGGGCCCGATGA
- the gcvT gene encoding glycine cleavage system aminomethyltransferase GcvT, giving the protein MDLLHSPLHDRHVALGAKLAEFGGWDMPLEYAGGGVLAEHKAVREGVGLFDVSHLGKALVRGTGAADFVNACLTNDLSRIEVGKAQYTLCCDEDGGTVDDLIAYLRSDFEVFLIPNAANTAAVVARLKAAAPPGIEVTDQHRDYAILAIQGPSSDEVLQALGLPVDHEYMSFADATIAGADITVCRTGYTGERGYELVVPAGAAVEVWDAVVAAGEPFGIRACGLGARDTLRTEMGYPLHGHELSAEISPVMARAGWAVGWNKPTFWGKEALEAQRAAKTVRTVRGLLAQGRGIPRPGMAVRTEDGDGLGEITSGTFSPTLRQGIALALLEPAVEDGATVIVDVRGRSEAFTVTKPPFVQPSTKES; this is encoded by the coding sequence ATGGATCTGCTTCACTCGCCGCTGCACGACCGACACGTTGCGCTCGGCGCCAAGCTCGCTGAGTTCGGCGGCTGGGACATGCCGCTGGAGTACGCCGGGGGAGGGGTGCTCGCCGAGCACAAGGCCGTCCGTGAGGGCGTCGGCCTGTTCGACGTCAGCCACCTCGGCAAGGCCCTGGTGCGCGGGACGGGGGCCGCCGACTTCGTCAACGCGTGCCTCACCAACGACCTGTCGCGCATCGAGGTCGGCAAGGCGCAGTACACGTTGTGCTGCGACGAGGACGGCGGGACGGTCGACGACCTCATCGCCTACCTGCGCAGCGACTTCGAGGTGTTCCTCATCCCGAACGCGGCCAACACCGCGGCGGTGGTCGCCCGCCTGAAGGCCGCAGCGCCTCCGGGCATCGAGGTCACCGACCAGCACCGTGACTACGCGATCCTCGCGATCCAGGGCCCGTCCAGCGACGAGGTCCTGCAGGCCCTCGGCCTGCCGGTCGACCACGAGTACATGTCCTTCGCCGATGCCACCATCGCGGGCGCGGACATCACGGTGTGCCGCACCGGGTACACAGGGGAGCGCGGCTACGAGCTCGTCGTGCCCGCCGGCGCAGCCGTCGAGGTGTGGGACGCCGTCGTGGCTGCGGGCGAGCCGTTCGGCATCCGGGCCTGTGGCCTCGGTGCGCGTGACACCCTGCGCACCGAGATGGGATATCCGCTGCACGGCCACGAGCTGTCGGCCGAGATCAGCCCCGTCATGGCCCGTGCCGGGTGGGCCGTGGGCTGGAACAAGCCCACCTTCTGGGGCAAGGAGGCCCTGGAGGCGCAGCGTGCAGCCAAGACCGTCCGCACCGTGCGCGGGCTGCTCGCCCAGGGCCGCGGCATCCCGCGTCCCGGCATGGCGGTGCGCACCGAGGACGGCGACGGGCTCGGCGAGATCACGTCGGGCACCTTCTCACCGACGCTGCGCCAGGGCATCGCGCTTGCGCTGCTCGAGCCCGCCGTCGAGGATGGCGCCACGGTCATCGTCGACGTCCGCGGCCGGTCCGAGGCGTTCACGGTGACCAAGCCACCGTTCGTGCAACCGTCGACGAAGGAGTCATGA
- a CDS encoding DUF3043 domain-containing protein produces the protein MADETEAGKGRPTPSRKEAEAARKKQMKTPMSRKERAKRDRAAREEIRLKQREALKTGDERHLPLREQGPVRRFCRDYVDRRRNFAEYLLPFLIILLVLFAVAGSVSPTATTILTAFVYPFLILGTILDEFIMVRGLRRELRARFGEDAIKGSTTYAVLRSTQLRRFRLPKPQVDRGQELGTNYR, from the coding sequence GTGGCAGACGAGACAGAAGCAGGCAAGGGACGGCCGACTCCCAGTCGCAAGGAGGCCGAAGCCGCTCGCAAGAAGCAGATGAAGACTCCGATGAGCCGCAAGGAGCGGGCCAAGCGCGATCGCGCGGCCCGCGAGGAGATCCGGCTGAAGCAGCGCGAGGCCCTCAAGACCGGCGACGAGCGCCACCTCCCCCTGCGCGAGCAGGGCCCGGTCCGCCGGTTCTGCCGCGACTACGTCGACCGCCGGCGCAACTTCGCCGAGTACCTGCTGCCGTTCCTGATCATCCTGCTGGTGCTGTTCGCGGTCGCCGGCAGCGTCAGCCCCACGGCCACCACGATCCTGACGGCCTTCGTCTACCCGTTCCTGATCCTGGGCACGATCCTCGACGAGTTCATCATGGTGCGCGGCCTCCGCAGGGAGCTCCGGGCCCGGTTCGGCGAGGACGCCATCAAGGGATCGACGACGTACGCGGTCCTGCGCAGCACCCAGCTGCGCCGATTCCGCCTTCCCAAGCCGCAGGTCGACCGCGGCCAGGAGCTCGGCACCAACTACCGCTGA
- a CDS encoding PspA/IM30 family protein, producing MSIRDRLSKLWGSRQSGSGDTGALKDRLDETYRTQTALLQQVRRGVADVATSRKRVDLQLATIAQQAANLDDQARASIAAGNDEDARAALTRKVMLEKTADDLRVRRDDLKAEEDKLQLSAMKIEQDVESFRVRKDTLAARHSAASARAEINSATSGINSTVSDVGQAMEAAERRTRELEAKADAVDELVTEGVVGRSGESADDALARQFDAALDSAEVDRQLQQLTTQEDDDGSKPVQG from the coding sequence ATGAGCATTCGCGATCGGCTCTCGAAGCTGTGGGGTTCCCGTCAATCGGGGAGCGGTGACACGGGCGCGCTCAAGGACCGTCTCGACGAGACCTACCGCACCCAGACGGCACTGCTGCAGCAGGTGCGCCGGGGAGTCGCGGATGTCGCGACGAGCCGCAAGCGGGTCGACCTGCAGCTGGCCACGATCGCCCAGCAGGCCGCGAACCTCGACGACCAGGCACGCGCCTCGATCGCCGCGGGCAACGACGAGGATGCCCGCGCCGCGCTGACCCGCAAGGTCATGCTCGAGAAGACCGCGGACGACCTGCGGGTCCGCCGCGACGACCTCAAGGCCGAGGAGGACAAGCTCCAGCTGTCGGCCATGAAGATCGAGCAGGACGTCGAGAGCTTCCGCGTCCGCAAGGACACCCTGGCCGCCCGCCACAGCGCCGCCTCGGCCCGCGCGGAGATCAACAGCGCGACCAGCGGCATCAACTCGACCGTCAGCGACGTCGGCCAGGCGATGGAGGCCGCCGAGCGGCGCACCCGCGAGCTCGAGGCGAAGGCCGATGCGGTCGACGAGCTCGTGACCGAAGGGGTGGTCGGACGGTCGGGGGAATCGGCGGACGACGCCCTGGCCCGCCAGTTCGACGCGGCGCTGGACAGCGCCGAGGTCGACCGCCAGCTCCAGCAGCTCACGACACAGGAGGACGACGATGGCTCGAAGCCGGTTCAGGGGTGA
- the htpX gene encoding zinc metalloprotease HtpX: protein MARSRFRGDSGLTLRMGGVSLGLGVLYLAFAAILYQTPLGAVGIVIVLALAWGQWYFSDSLALKSMRAQVVEPHQAPELHAMIDRLCAMADMPKPRVAVAVTDLPNAFATGRTPNHSAVCVTTGIMQRLDADELEGVLAHELSHVANRDVTVMTVASSLGLLAGFITRYGMYFGGMFSGGRDRNNNNGGPAFIVVFLVSLLVYAVSFVLIRGLSRYRELSADRSGAYLTGRPSKLSSALVKISGEMARIPNRDLRENQAMNAFFFAPAINRESVGALFSTHPPLQQRLDQLARVSAELSEQG, encoded by the coding sequence ATGGCTCGAAGCCGGTTCAGGGGTGACAGCGGTCTGACGCTGCGCATGGGAGGGGTCAGCCTGGGTCTGGGTGTCCTCTACCTGGCGTTCGCCGCGATCCTGTACCAGACGCCGCTGGGCGCGGTCGGCATCGTGATCGTCCTGGCCCTGGCCTGGGGACAGTGGTACTTCTCGGACTCCCTGGCCCTGAAGTCCATGCGGGCGCAGGTCGTCGAGCCGCACCAGGCGCCCGAGCTGCACGCCATGATCGACCGGCTGTGCGCGATGGCCGACATGCCCAAGCCGCGGGTGGCCGTGGCCGTGACCGATCTGCCCAACGCCTTCGCGACCGGGCGCACCCCGAACCACTCGGCGGTGTGCGTCACGACCGGCATCATGCAGCGACTCGACGCCGACGAGCTGGAGGGCGTCCTCGCGCACGAGCTGTCGCACGTGGCCAACCGCGACGTCACCGTCATGACGGTCGCCTCCTCGCTCGGCCTGCTGGCCGGTTTCATCACCCGCTACGGGATGTACTTCGGCGGGATGTTCAGTGGAGGCAGGGACCGCAACAACAACAACGGCGGCCCGGCGTTCATCGTGGTCTTCCTGGTCAGCCTGCTGGTCTACGCCGTGAGCTTCGTGCTGATCCGCGGGCTGTCCCGGTACCGCGAGCTCAGCGCCGACCGCAGTGGCGCCTACCTGACCGGGCGCCCGTCCAAGCTCTCGTCGGCGCTGGTGAAGATCTCCGGTGAGATGGCCCGCATCCCCAACCGGGACCTGCGCGAGAACCAGGCGATGAACGCCTTCTTCTTCGCCCCTGCGATCAACCGTGAGTCGGTCGGCGCCTTGTTCTCGACCCACCCGCCGCTCCAGCAGCGCCTCGACCAGCTCGCCCGGGTCAGCGCCGAGCTGTCCGAGCAGGGCTGA
- the pspAB gene encoding PspA-associated protein PspAB yields the protein MGFLDSILGRSKPPQADLDVLFSVPQAVISLQTEGFTPTGVGSVCFRDMEGRADDQVMADAEKIISSSPGSTVTRSDDRFGFHWLTVTRNDADVSGLVTDLHAVNSSLADAGFGSALLCSTVVFSTPEGKPFGLVYLYKRGTFYPFAPDTGERRDNALELQVRGVVAQDVPVEPDLSKWLAIWGAPGLA from the coding sequence ATGGGATTCCTCGACTCGATCCTGGGACGCTCCAAGCCGCCGCAGGCGGACCTGGACGTCCTGTTCTCGGTGCCGCAGGCAGTCATCTCGCTGCAGACCGAGGGCTTCACGCCGACGGGCGTCGGATCGGTGTGCTTCCGCGACATGGAGGGCCGCGCCGACGACCAGGTGATGGCCGATGCCGAGAAGATCATCAGCTCCTCGCCGGGCTCGACCGTCACGCGCAGCGATGACCGCTTCGGGTTCCACTGGCTCACCGTGACGAGGAACGATGCGGACGTGTCGGGACTGGTGACCGATCTGCACGCCGTCAACAGCTCGCTGGCCGATGCCGGCTTCGGCAGTGCGCTGCTGTGCTCGACCGTGGTCTTCTCGACCCCGGAGGGCAAGCCGTTCGGGCTGGTCTACCTGTACAAGCGCGGCACGTTCTACCCCTTCGCGCCCGACACCGGGGAGCGGCGTGACAACGCCCTGGAGCTGCAGGTGCGGGGCGTCGTGGCGCAGGACGTGCCCGTCGAGCCCGATCTGAGCAAATGGCTCGCGATCTGGGGCGCGCCCGGTCTGGCCTGA